Proteins encoded together in one Candidatus Methylomirabilis limnetica window:
- a CDS encoding Gfo/Idh/MocA family oxidoreductase has translation MLSAAVIGCGPRGIEHACALKSVIGLELVAVVDQSAPALRTAIDSLGVPGYLDVKELVERHRPDIVICATPARGRADLVMQLAPFPGIRAIVVEKPMAVTLAEAELMLGACTARGILLTVCHQLRFCDEFIAMKAAIDAGELGRIEFLRGSCYGNLLNQGPHLLDAIRWFAGTREILWIMSQWSDDPDLLARYTQGDQGYRNDDSHPAPMWMTHYLAFEGGLRATLETGLLYQRSGTFRGDWLQKRVSVTGSNGQAECQAAGYFRIISSERPGPEVRDGSIERYRAATRAFHEELRDALEAGIPHRNDAKDALKTLEAVIGCAQSAVDDAMAVLPLARDRDPVSELETFRQAVRRDTLAFGSRRTIRISERIDRDVTEPDISVIVTLPDDRGLAQECVKSWVHGQTYPRERFQLIVVTDGSDPNRDDRVKALLGPGDEFICHHTSNELHLYDLGARRAKGKLLFITEPHCIAERECLEELSAFFSTHDYDGACCRSIGICSNVMARMEEQLFETGFRLFSQRGDWRKVILRGFAVYRDTYLEEGGFEYAYGRFAEWAFAAKLHSRGRRLGYAAGAAVRHEYTTSFRELFPFVREFTRGECAYRLSALPAYCEHYFGCAPEWSARELLRPSVARSACRAAWRSLWSGFRDGVGRAMFEVQAKTFLQTLPIALLGPRWRVFEAAWALQIARARSRMWRLNDRRLFRAYSDAYERMVRYSRLEYIAEYLASSGPVLSESYDYRVAEVSEERLVGFHALEQWEKESFRWSGPVSMVRISLAVASYEVQIDTRSLRRAPVPLCLSIFFNRVKLPSSSVQFKDGFVSFSIQPSMFVDGREQRLILTCNPVRPWMFGVPDRRELGLPIFSIVFQPVE, from the coding sequence GCAGTCATAGGATGCGGGCCCCGCGGCATTGAGCACGCGTGTGCTCTGAAGAGCGTTATCGGACTTGAACTTGTGGCTGTTGTCGATCAGTCGGCGCCGGCTTTACGTACGGCAATCGACTCCCTGGGCGTTCCAGGGTATCTGGATGTGAAGGAGCTTGTGGAACGCCATCGACCTGACATCGTGATCTGTGCGACGCCGGCACGCGGGCGAGCAGACTTGGTGATGCAGCTTGCCCCATTTCCAGGCATCCGCGCGATTGTTGTCGAGAAGCCGATGGCGGTGACCTTGGCCGAAGCCGAGTTGATGCTCGGAGCCTGCACGGCGCGAGGCATACTGTTGACGGTCTGTCATCAACTTCGGTTTTGCGATGAGTTTATTGCTATGAAGGCTGCGATCGACGCAGGAGAACTTGGCCGGATTGAGTTCCTTCGTGGAAGCTGCTACGGCAATCTCCTCAACCAAGGGCCACATCTGCTGGATGCCATTCGCTGGTTCGCCGGTACGCGGGAGATTTTGTGGATCATGTCTCAATGGAGCGATGATCCGGATCTTCTCGCCCGGTATACACAAGGGGACCAAGGGTACCGGAATGATGACTCACACCCCGCTCCGATGTGGATGACGCATTACCTCGCCTTCGAGGGAGGATTGCGGGCCACATTGGAAACAGGACTCCTGTACCAGCGGTCCGGTACCTTTCGCGGCGACTGGCTGCAAAAGCGCGTGTCGGTGACAGGCTCGAATGGACAGGCCGAATGTCAGGCGGCCGGTTACTTCAGGATCATCTCCAGCGAGCGCCCTGGCCCGGAGGTCCGAGATGGATCCATCGAAAGGTATCGTGCCGCCACGCGGGCATTCCACGAAGAACTACGCGACGCGCTTGAAGCCGGTATCCCCCATCGGAATGATGCAAAGGATGCCCTGAAGACGCTCGAAGCGGTAATCGGCTGCGCTCAAAGCGCGGTAGATGATGCGATGGCTGTGTTGCCTCTCGCCAGGGACCGTGATCCGGTATCAGAACTGGAGACATTTCGACAAGCCGTACGACGGGATACCCTCGCGTTCGGTTCACGCCGGACTATTCGGATCAGCGAACGAATCGACCGCGACGTGACGGAACCTGATATCTCGGTGATTGTGACGCTTCCGGATGATCGGGGGCTGGCTCAAGAGTGCGTGAAGAGCTGGGTCCATGGGCAGACCTACCCGCGGGAGCGGTTCCAATTGATAGTCGTGACCGACGGATCGGATCCGAACCGGGACGATCGCGTGAAAGCGCTGCTTGGACCGGGGGATGAGTTCATCTGTCATCATACATCCAACGAGCTGCACTTGTACGACCTCGGTGCCCGCCGCGCCAAGGGCAAGCTGCTTTTCATCACAGAGCCGCACTGTATCGCAGAGCGCGAATGTCTGGAAGAGCTGAGCGCCTTTTTCTCCACCCATGATTACGACGGCGCATGTTGTCGGAGTATCGGAATCTGTTCGAACGTCATGGCGCGCATGGAGGAACAATTATTTGAAACGGGTTTTCGTCTCTTTTCTCAACGGGGCGACTGGCGCAAAGTGATTCTGCGCGGTTTCGCCGTTTATCGCGACACCTACCTGGAAGAGGGAGGCTTCGAATATGCCTATGGCCGCTTTGCCGAATGGGCTTTTGCGGCGAAGCTGCACAGCCGGGGTCGCCGGTTAGGATATGCGGCCGGTGCAGCCGTTCGGCATGAGTACACCACAAGTTTTCGGGAGCTGTTTCCCTTTGTCAGGGAATTCACGCGCGGGGAGTGCGCCTATCGTCTGAGCGCGCTGCCTGCCTACTGTGAGCACTATTTCGGCTGTGCGCCGGAGTGGAGTGCGCGCGAATTGCTGCGTCCCTCGGTGGCCCGTTCCGCGTGCCGAGCGGCCTGGAGAAGCCTGTGGAGCGGGTTCCGCGACGGCGTCGGCCGGGCGATGTTCGAGGTCCAGGCGAAGACGTTCCTGCAGACCCTGCCGATTGCCCTGTTGGGCCCACGCTGGCGAGTATTCGAAGCCGCCTGGGCACTCCAGATAGCACGGGCGAGGTCCCGGATGTGGCGCTTGAACGATCGGAGACTCTTTCGCGCCTATTCTGATGCGTATGAACGGATGGTCCGCTACAGTCGACTCGAATATATCGCGGAGTATTTGGCCTCGTCCGGGCCGGTACTATCTGAGTCGTATGACTATAGGGTTGCTGAGGTTTCGGAAGAGCGACTTGTAGGCTTTCACGCCTTGGAGCAGTGGGAAAAGGAGTCGTTCCGCTGGTCCGGTCCGGTGTCGATGGTGCGTATAAGTCTCGCGGTGGCCTCATACGAGGTCCAAATCGATACTCGGTCTCTGCGAAGGGCCCCCGTCCCGCTCTGCCTTAGCATTTTCTTCAATCGTGTTAAACTACCCTCTTCTTCCGTCCAGTTCAAAGATGGGTTCGTATCGTTCTCGATTCAACCGTCCATGTTTGTGGACGGGCGTGAACAGCGGCTGATCTTGACCTGCAATCCCGTACGACCGTGGATGTTCGGCGTGCCCGATCGTCGCGAGCTGGGTCTGCCGATCTTCTCAATCGTCTTCCAACCGGTTGAGTAG